CGAAACCAATGTTGGTAATAAGGAACAACCCGAGGAACAACGCCACCGAACCATCAGGGACAAGCGTCATGAGGATCATCACGAGACCACCCGTCACCGCGGCTGCGCGGAGGAACTTGCGTTTGGCACCCGAAAAGTCGGCCACCGCCCCAAGGACCGGCATGATCGCGAACAACACGATCGCACCGATCGACACGACCCCGGACCACAGTGTCTGCCCGGACATCTGCACTCCAAACACGCCGTAACCGTCATCTGGCACGATGCCGTCGGTGAAGAACGGTGCGATCACCGCTCCCGCCATGACGATGTAGGCACTGTTCGCCCAGTCGTACATAGCCCAACCGAATATCACTTTAGAGCTATTGCGTACGCCCTTGTCGTCACCGGGGTTTGGTTGCATGGCACCACTGCTCATAGTTCCTTAGTCCTCGCCTGTACAACTCATTACATGAGGGTTACTTTGCCCCTACCTCCCCACATAGGAGGGACGCCTCCCCTAGAGCATTCATCGCGCGGGCGGGACAGCCCAGATTGCCGGATAC
The window above is part of the Acidobacteriota bacterium genome. Proteins encoded here:
- a CDS encoding MFS transporter — encoded protein: MSSGAMQPNPGDDKGVRNSSKVIFGWAMYDWANSAYIVMAGAVIAPFFTDGIVPDDGYGVFGVQMSGQTLWSGVVSIGAIVLFAIMPVLGAVADFSGAKRKFLRAAAVTGGLVMILMTLVPDGSVALFLGLFLITNIGF